Proteins encoded within one genomic window of Dyadobacter chenhuakuii:
- the argS gene encoding arginine--tRNA ligase translates to MTIEAILKDDIQKAIQKHFEVTIEDIILQPTKKEFEGFYTFVTFPLTKSIRKSPAEMGQIIGTELVAQSSVVANFNVVQGFLNISLKDTTWLELFSNVFNDQNFGTFAPNGQSVMVEFSSPNTNKPLHLGHLRNNFLGDSLSKILKASGYDVVKTCLVNDRGIHICKSMLAYRELGNGETPESSGIKGDHLAGKYYVLFDKTYKTQINELVEQGMSEEEATKKAPWILEAQKLLLLWENNDPETVALWHKMNGWVYEGFRQTYDKIGVGFDKTYYESNTYLLGKDIIEEGLQNNVFYKKPDNSVWIDLTTEGLDEKLVLRGDGTSVYITQDLGTTELKYSDFHNNRYLWVVGNEQDYHFKVLFAILKKLGRPYADGCYHISYGMVDLPSGKMKSREGTVVDADDLVEQMIQTAASRTQELGKIDDFDSAEAKQLYNQLALGALKYFLLKVDPKKRMLFNPEESIDFQGHTGPFIQYTYARIRSIIRKAEQSGIQAVIPPVSYTLHPAERELIFALSQYPVRVQAAASEFAPSVISLYAFELAKVYNQFYAEVSIFSDPNADSVKFRVALSSAVAETIQKALGLLGIEVPERM, encoded by the coding sequence ATGACGATTGAAGCAATTCTGAAGGACGATATTCAAAAAGCAATCCAGAAGCATTTTGAAGTAACTATTGAAGACATCATTTTACAGCCGACAAAAAAGGAATTTGAAGGATTTTACACTTTTGTTACTTTCCCGCTTACCAAGTCCATCCGTAAATCCCCCGCTGAAATGGGCCAGATCATCGGAACTGAGCTCGTAGCGCAATCTTCTGTTGTGGCCAACTTCAATGTGGTGCAAGGCTTCCTGAACATCAGCCTCAAAGACACAACTTGGCTGGAATTGTTTTCAAATGTTTTCAATGATCAGAATTTCGGAACATTCGCGCCAAACGGGCAATCCGTGATGGTCGAATTTTCATCGCCGAACACAAATAAGCCACTACACCTGGGACATTTGAGGAATAATTTCCTTGGTGATTCGCTATCTAAAATCCTCAAAGCCAGTGGTTATGACGTTGTAAAAACATGTCTTGTCAACGACCGCGGCATTCACATCTGCAAATCCATGCTGGCTTACCGCGAGCTTGGCAACGGCGAAACGCCGGAATCGAGCGGGATCAAAGGTGACCATTTGGCTGGGAAATATTATGTGCTGTTTGATAAGACATACAAAACGCAGATCAACGAACTGGTAGAGCAGGGAATGTCAGAGGAGGAAGCTACAAAAAAGGCTCCCTGGATCCTGGAAGCGCAAAAATTGCTTTTGCTTTGGGAAAATAATGATCCCGAAACCGTTGCATTATGGCATAAAATGAATGGCTGGGTTTACGAAGGTTTCCGCCAGACTTACGATAAAATTGGGGTTGGTTTTGATAAAACTTATTACGAATCAAACACTTACCTGCTAGGGAAGGACATTATTGAAGAAGGTCTACAGAATAATGTCTTTTACAAAAAGCCAGACAATTCCGTCTGGATCGACCTGACCACGGAAGGACTGGACGAAAAACTGGTTTTGCGCGGTGACGGCACTTCGGTTTACATCACGCAGGATTTGGGCACCACGGAGCTGAAATACAGCGATTTTCACAACAACCGCTATTTATGGGTTGTTGGAAACGAGCAGGATTATCATTTCAAGGTCCTTTTCGCTATTCTAAAAAAACTCGGCCGCCCTTATGCGGATGGCTGCTATCACATCAGTTATGGCATGGTGGATCTGCCTTCCGGAAAAATGAAATCCCGCGAAGGCACCGTGGTTGACGCGGATGATCTGGTAGAACAAATGATCCAGACCGCCGCCAGCAGAACGCAGGAGCTCGGTAAGATCGATGATTTTGACAGTGCGGAAGCCAAGCAGCTATATAACCAGCTCGCGCTGGGTGCATTAAAGTATTTTCTTTTAAAGGTCGACCCTAAGAAACGAATGCTCTTCAACCCGGAGGAATCTATTGATTTTCAAGGACATACGGGACCATTTATTCAATATACATATGCCAGGATTCGGTCAATTATTAGAAAAGCGGAGCAGTCAGGCATCCAAGCAGTCATTCCACCCGTAAGCTATACATTACATCCGGCGGAAAGGGAGTTGATCTTTGCATTGTCTCAATATCCGGTGCGTGTGCAGGCTGCCGCCAGTGAGTTTGCGCCTTCGGTGATTTCACTGTATGCATTTGAGCTGGCGAAGGTCTATAATCAGTTCTATGCCGAAGTGTCTATTTTCTCTGATCCTAATGCAGATTCGGTCAAATTCCGCGTTGCATTATCTAGTGCTGTTGCTGAAACAATTCAGAAGGCTTTGGGGTTATTAGGGATAGAAGTTCCGGAGCGAATGTAG